In a genomic window of Chrysemys picta bellii isolate R12L10 chromosome 1, ASM1138683v2, whole genome shotgun sequence:
- the LOC101935084 gene encoding purine nucleoside phosphorylase LACC1-like isoform X1, with product MAEAVLIDLFSLQMNSQNNGIQKLLCSTLERIEKGFSASAPFVYIMCYQTPGSERSSEQDSLLKVISSFQTLKKGIEVVCKTSTAAALYTIKQKLDEKDLSIIKIILPVQRKALMEVFIDHLFTAVYQFQFEDFGMDCEGNNLQQIAEPQSDIQTLPAHEMELIRSEIQTYLESLPDLKGKLTILKSSLIPGHIFLHGFTTRTGGISYIPTLSSLNLFSSSKRRDPKDVVKENLRRLANAAGFDPETFHRVKVNHASDVWIMGKPQPDSYDGIVTNQKDVTIAAPSADCIPVLFADPVKKACGAAHSGWKGTLLGVAMATVNAMITEYGCNVKDILVVLGPSVGPCCFTLPQESAKEFYNLDPKCVRQFESPTPYVDIRRATRILVETGGILPQNIQDVSVPDHNQSLTFCTACHPDTFYSHSRDGTNFGIQFGFISIRD from the exons ATGGCAGAAGCAGTATTGATTGATCTGTTCAGTCTACAAATGAACTCACAAAATAATGGCATTCAGAAGTTATTATGTAGCACACTAGAAAGGATTGAAAAAGGCTTCTCTGCCAGTGCTCCATTTGTTTACATAATGTGCTACCAAACTCCAGGAAGCGAAAGGAGCAGTGAACAAGATTCGTTACTTAAAGTAATCAGCAGTTTTCAGACTCTAAAGAAAGGAATTGAGGTTGTGTGCAAGACAAGTACAGCTGCTGCCTTGTACACCATTAAACAAAAACTAGATGAAAAGGATTTAAGCATCATTAAAATCATTTTACCAGTACAAAGGAAAGCCTTAATGGAAGTATTTATAGACCACCTTTTCACTGCTGTTTACCAGTTTCAGTTTGAGGATTTTGGGATGGATTGTGAAGGAAACAACCTCCAACAAATAGCTGAACCTCAGAGCGACATACAAACACTTCCTGCCCATGAGATGGAACTCATCAGGAGTGAGATTCAGACATACTTGGAAAGTCTGCCAGACCTGAAAGGGAAGCTTACCATTCTAAAATCTTCCTTGATCCCAG GTCACATCTTCCTACACGGGTTCACCACAAGGACAGGTGGGATCTCTTATATACCAACGCTCAGCTCCTTAAACCTCTTCAGCAGTTCCAAGCGAAGAGATCCAAAGGATGTGGTTAAAGAAAACCTACGCAGGTTAGCTAATGCTGCAGGTTTTGACCCAGAGACATTTCACCGTGTGAAG GTCAATCATGCCAGTGATGTTTGGATTATGGGAAAGCCCCAGCCTGACAGCTATGATGGAATAGTAACGAATCAGAAAGATGTTACAATAGCAGCTCCCAGCGCTGACTGCATACCTGTGCTTTTTGCTGATCCTGTCAAAAAAGCCTGTGGAGCTGCTCATTCTG GATGGAAAGGCACTTTGTTAGGAGTTGCTATGGCTACAGTAAATGCTATGATAACCGAATATGGCTGTAATGTTAAGGATATACTTGTGGTGCTGGGCCCATCTGTTGGACCGTGCTGTTTTACACTTCCTCAGGAATCAGCAAAGGAATTTTACAATCTTGATCCAAAATGTGTCAGACAGTTTGAATCTCCAACTCCCTATGTTGATATTAGAAGGGCAACACG AATTCTTGTAGAGACTGGAGGGATTCTGCCTCAGAACATACAGGATGTTTCTGTCCCTGACCACAACCAAAGTCTCACTTTCTGCACAGCATGCCACCCTGATACATTTTACTCTCACAGTCGAGATGGCACTAACTTTGGCATACAGTTTGGCTTCATATCGATCAGAGACTGA
- the LOC101935084 gene encoding purine nucleoside phosphorylase LACC1-like isoform X2: MAEAVLIDLFSLQMNSQNNGIQKLLCSTLERIEKGFSASAPFVYIMCYQTPGSERSSEQDSLLKVISSFQTLKKGIEVVCKTSTAAALYTIKQKLDEKDLSIIKIILPVQRKALMEVFIDHLFTAVYQFQFEDFGMDCEGNNLQQIAEPQSDIQTLPAHEMELIRSEIQTYLESLPDLKGKLTILKSSLIPGHIFLHGFTTRTGGISYIPTLSSLNLFSSSKRRDPKDVVKENLRRLANAAGFDPETFHRVKVNHASDVWIMGKPQPDSYDGIVTNQKDVTIAAPSADCIPVLFADPVKKACGAAHSGWKGTLLGVAMATVNAMITEYGCNVKDILVVLGPSVGPCCFTLPQESAKEFYNLDPKCVRQFESPTPYVDIRRATRYFAESICVSSLPVIHSKETPRRISEA, encoded by the exons ATGGCAGAAGCAGTATTGATTGATCTGTTCAGTCTACAAATGAACTCACAAAATAATGGCATTCAGAAGTTATTATGTAGCACACTAGAAAGGATTGAAAAAGGCTTCTCTGCCAGTGCTCCATTTGTTTACATAATGTGCTACCAAACTCCAGGAAGCGAAAGGAGCAGTGAACAAGATTCGTTACTTAAAGTAATCAGCAGTTTTCAGACTCTAAAGAAAGGAATTGAGGTTGTGTGCAAGACAAGTACAGCTGCTGCCTTGTACACCATTAAACAAAAACTAGATGAAAAGGATTTAAGCATCATTAAAATCATTTTACCAGTACAAAGGAAAGCCTTAATGGAAGTATTTATAGACCACCTTTTCACTGCTGTTTACCAGTTTCAGTTTGAGGATTTTGGGATGGATTGTGAAGGAAACAACCTCCAACAAATAGCTGAACCTCAGAGCGACATACAAACACTTCCTGCCCATGAGATGGAACTCATCAGGAGTGAGATTCAGACATACTTGGAAAGTCTGCCAGACCTGAAAGGGAAGCTTACCATTCTAAAATCTTCCTTGATCCCAG GTCACATCTTCCTACACGGGTTCACCACAAGGACAGGTGGGATCTCTTATATACCAACGCTCAGCTCCTTAAACCTCTTCAGCAGTTCCAAGCGAAGAGATCCAAAGGATGTGGTTAAAGAAAACCTACGCAGGTTAGCTAATGCTGCAGGTTTTGACCCAGAGACATTTCACCGTGTGAAG GTCAATCATGCCAGTGATGTTTGGATTATGGGAAAGCCCCAGCCTGACAGCTATGATGGAATAGTAACGAATCAGAAAGATGTTACAATAGCAGCTCCCAGCGCTGACTGCATACCTGTGCTTTTTGCTGATCCTGTCAAAAAAGCCTGTGGAGCTGCTCATTCTG GATGGAAAGGCACTTTGTTAGGAGTTGCTATGGCTACAGTAAATGCTATGATAACCGAATATGGCTGTAATGTTAAGGATATACTTGTGGTGCTGGGCCCATCTGTTGGACCGTGCTGTTTTACACTTCCTCAGGAATCAGCAAAGGAATTTTACAATCTTGATCCAAAATGTGTCAGACAGTTTGAATCTCCAACTCCCTATGTTGATATTAGAAGGGCAACACG ATATTTTGCTGAATCTATTTGCGTGAGTTCTCTCCCTGTAATCCATTCAAAAGAGACCCCAAGAAGAATTTCAGAGGCTTGA